A portion of the Chloroflexota bacterium genome contains these proteins:
- the proC gene encoding pyrroline-5-carboxylate reductase has translation MEENTTISFIGAGAMGEAMIKGILTQNLVPAEGIIASDPRQERGDQLRGKYGIGFTTDNREAADFGETVVLSVKPQVLPAVMPDLRGHLGRGSLLLSIVAGARISAILYGTGHPAIVRSMPNTPAQLGKGMTVWTCTADVDATQQEHTRAILGALGDEHYVADEGYLDMATALSGTGPAYVFLFMEALIDAGVHMGFSRHVAEKLVLQTMEGSVAIARQSDIHQAELRNKVTSPGGTSAEAIYELEKGGMRTILSKAVWAAYNKSKYLGDLSEKSES, from the coding sequence ATGGAAGAGAACACAACCATCAGTTTCATCGGCGCAGGCGCCATGGGCGAGGCGATGATCAAGGGTATTTTAACGCAGAATCTGGTGCCCGCGGAAGGGATCATTGCGTCCGATCCCCGGCAGGAGCGAGGGGATCAGCTACGCGGGAAGTATGGCATCGGTTTCACCACCGACAACAGGGAGGCGGCCGATTTCGGCGAGACCGTGGTGTTAAGTGTGAAACCTCAGGTGCTGCCAGCGGTCATGCCTGATCTGCGAGGCCACCTGGGCCGCGGTTCGCTGTTGCTGTCCATTGTGGCTGGTGCTCGCATCAGTGCCATCCTCTATGGTACAGGCCATCCTGCAATTGTGCGCTCGATGCCCAACACGCCTGCCCAACTGGGAAAAGGCATGACCGTCTGGACCTGCACAGCGGATGTAGACGCAACCCAACAGGAACATACGCGGGCGATCCTGGGTGCCCTGGGCGATGAACACTATGTGGCGGACGAGGGCTACCTTGATATGGCAACCGCGTTGAGCGGTACTGGACCGGCCTACGTCTTCCTTTTTATGGAAGCCCTGATCGACGCCGGTGTGCACATGGGATTTTCAAGACACGTGGCTGAGAAGTTGGTTTTGCAGACCATGGAAGGTTCTGTGGCAATCGCGCGCCAGTCGGACATCCACCAGGCCGAATTGCGAAACAAGGTAACCTCGCCCGGCGGCACTTCTGCCGAAGCCATCTACGAACTGGAGAAGGGGGGGATGCGCACGATTCTCTCCAAGGCGGTCTGGGCCGCGTATAACAAGTCCAAATACCTGGGCGACCTTTCGGAAAAATCGGAGAGTTGA
- a CDS encoding YggT family protein, producing the protein MDSLILVVVRLLDFYLIILFLRVMLTWIPNLSPDNPIVRVLGTLTDPVLEMGRRVMPPKGGVDFSPMLVFFAIMIFREILTRLV; encoded by the coding sequence ATGGATAGTTTGATACTTGTCGTTGTTCGTCTGCTTGACTTTTATCTGATAATTCTTTTTTTGCGGGTGATGCTGACCTGGATTCCCAATCTGAGTCCGGACAATCCCATCGTGCGCGTATTGGGCACGCTCACCGACCCTGTGCTTGAAATGGGCCGCAGGGTTATGCCACCCAAAGGCGGCGTAGATTTTTCGCCCATGCTGGTTTTTTTCGCCATCATGATTTTTCGGGAGATTCTCACTCGGCTTGTTTGA